A single genomic interval of Pyrus communis chromosome 7, drPyrComm1.1, whole genome shotgun sequence harbors:
- the LOC137739453 gene encoding THO complex subunit 4D-like, which produces MSTALDMSLDDMIKNSRGNRDRNREQRGRGSRGRGGARGSFNAGRMAAGRIPAGRITGLVRRGPLPGGARPSSYTIAKSTRRTKRFPWQPDLFEDSLRAAGISGIEIGTKLYVSNLDYGVTNEDIRELFSEIGEMKRYAIHFDNNGRQSGSAEVVYTRRSDAFAALKRYNNVLLDGKPMKIELVGASAGMPISARVNVTGVHGRKKRTVVMTPGPGNAGGYAMPMVNRGSGGSSRGGNRNGRGKPRGSGSGSGRGRGRGRGRGGEWRKKHVEKSVDELDKELDSYHTDIMQS; this is translated from the exons ATGTCGACTGCTTTGGATATGTCGCTTGATGACATGATTAAGAACAGCAGGGGTAATCGTGACAGAAATAGAGAACAACGCGGTAGGGGTTCTCGTGGCCGTGGTGGAGCACGTGGGTCCTTTAATGCTGGAAGGATGGCCGCTGGAAGAATTCCAGCTGGAAGAATTACAGGACTTGTTCGTAGAGGTCCTCTCCCGGGTGGTGCTCGGCCGTCCTCGTATACCATTGCCAAG TCTACCCGCAGAACCAAGCGTTTCCCATGGCAGCCTGATTTGTTTGAAGACAGCCTTAGAGCTGCGGGGATATCAGGGATTGAAATTGGCACAAAGTTATATGTATCTAACTTGGACTATGGAGTGACAAATGAGGATATAAGG GAACTTTTCTCTGAGATCGGAGAGATGAAGCGATATGCAATACATTTTGATAACAATGGTCGCCAAAGT GGTTCAGCTGAAGTGGTTTATACTAGAAGAAGTGATGCATTCGCAGCATTGAAGCGCTATAATAATGTTTTATTGGACGGGAAGCCTATGAAAATTGAGCTTGTTGGTGCCAGTGCAGGGATGCCTATTTCAGCTCGTGTGAATGTGACAGGCGTGCACGGAAGGAAGAAAAGGACTGTTGTAATGAC GCCTGGACCTGGTAATGCTGGTGGCTATGCTATGCCTATGGTTAACCGCGGTTCTGG TGGGAGCAGCCGTGGAGGGAATAGAAATGGTCGAGGGAAACCACGTGGGAGTGGCAGCGGCAGTGGTCGTGGGCGTGGGCGTGGGCGTGGTCGTGGTGGAGAGTGGAGGAAGAAGCATGTGGAAAAGTCGGTTGATGAACTCGACAAGGAACTAGATAGCTATCACACAGATATCATGCAGAGTTAG